A genomic segment from Nocardia cyriacigeorgica GUH-2 encodes:
- a CDS encoding type II toxin-antitoxin system RelE/ParE family toxin, protein MKPIEFVATSLADLREFPLAIRRQCGYQLDRVQRGLEPSDWKPMPSVGLGVREIRVRDESGAYRVIYVAKLGDRVFVLHCFQKKTQKTRPADIELAAKRLAQAVARIKNGEC, encoded by the coding sequence GTGAAGCCCATCGAATTCGTCGCCACCTCGCTGGCCGACCTGCGCGAGTTTCCGCTTGCCATCCGTCGGCAATGTGGCTACCAGCTGGACCGCGTCCAACGAGGGTTGGAGCCATCGGATTGGAAGCCCATGCCGAGTGTCGGACTAGGCGTCCGCGAGATTCGGGTGCGCGATGAGAGCGGTGCGTATCGGGTCATCTACGTTGCAAAGCTCGGAGATCGCGTCTTCGTGCTGCATTGTTTTCAGAAGAAGACCCAGAAGACGCGGCCGGCTGATATCGAGCTCGCCGCAAAGCGCCTGGCACAGGCCGTGGCTCGGATCAAGAACGGAGAGTGCTGA
- a CDS encoding MFS transporter: MSAESYAIVFAALLLLAGRLADLYGARQLFLIGLAVFGLTSLLAALAPGGGLLILARFAQGVGGAMILPTSLALVNAAFSGEARGKAFAVWGSTIGAAAAVGPLLGGWLADFSWRWAFGINIPAVILIAVAVLRYLPASTPVRGRVDIIGALLSICGLGLLSFGLIEGRAHGWLRTTEPLSIAGFDWTGGPSPVAVAFVLSAATLAAFWIRQARLGRTGGEPLMDVKLFGISSFRQGNAVTLLVGLGEFGIIAVLPLWLQFTLGYSALQTGLALLPLAIGSFCASGASFSLTASVSALGQVRIGLALEAVGLVLLGLFAAADSAWWSIAIALFIYGIGVGFATAHVTNVALADVPGPSAGQGSGIQSTARELGSALGIALLTTLFFSALGSGVRDRLTAAGLPDQQVEQFGAAITDSAGSAVPALAADPATEPIAAAGREAMSSAVELSSYLCAALLAAALLATLFMRPARATRPD; the protein is encoded by the coding sequence ATGTCTGCCGAGTCCTACGCGATCGTCTTCGCCGCACTCCTCCTGCTCGCCGGCCGGCTGGCGGATCTGTATGGCGCGCGCCAGCTGTTCCTCATCGGCCTGGCCGTCTTCGGGCTGACGAGCCTGCTGGCCGCCCTCGCCCCGGGCGGCGGGCTGCTGATCCTCGCCCGGTTCGCGCAGGGCGTCGGCGGGGCGATGATCCTGCCGACGTCGCTGGCGCTGGTGAACGCGGCCTTTTCCGGGGAAGCGCGGGGCAAGGCGTTCGCGGTGTGGGGTTCGACCATCGGCGCGGCCGCCGCCGTGGGTCCGCTGCTCGGTGGTTGGCTGGCCGATTTCTCCTGGCGATGGGCCTTCGGCATCAATATCCCCGCGGTGATCCTGATCGCGGTGGCCGTGCTGCGGTATCTGCCCGCGTCGACCCCGGTGCGCGGGCGGGTCGACATCATCGGCGCCCTGCTGTCGATCTGTGGCCTTGGCCTGTTGTCGTTCGGCCTGATCGAGGGCCGCGCGCACGGCTGGCTGCGCACCACCGAACCGCTGAGCATCGCCGGATTCGACTGGACCGGTGGGCCATCGCCGGTGGCCGTCGCGTTCGTGCTCTCTGCGGCAACGTTGGCGGCGTTCTGGATCCGCCAGGCCCGGCTCGGCCGCACCGGCGGCGAACCGCTGATGGACGTGAAGCTGTTCGGCATCAGCTCGTTCCGGCAGGGCAATGCGGTGACGCTACTGGTGGGACTCGGTGAGTTCGGCATCATCGCGGTGCTGCCGCTGTGGCTGCAATTCACCCTGGGCTACAGCGCCTTGCAGACGGGCCTGGCCCTGTTGCCGCTCGCGATCGGCAGCTTCTGCGCCAGCGGGGCGAGCTTTTCGCTCACCGCGTCGGTGTCGGCGCTGGGCCAGGTGCGGATCGGGCTGGCGCTGGAAGCTGTCGGCCTGGTCCTGCTCGGGCTCTTCGCGGCCGCCGACAGCGCGTGGTGGTCGATCGCGATCGCCCTGTTCATCTATGGCATCGGCGTCGGATTCGCCACCGCGCACGTGACCAACGTGGCGCTCGCCGATGTCCCGGGACCGAGCGCGGGCCAAGGCTCGGGTATTCAGAGCACCGCCCGCGAACTCGGCTCGGCCCTCGGCATCGCGCTGCTCACCACCCTGTTCTTCAGCGCGCTCGGCTCCGGCGTCCGTGACCGGCTCACCGCCGCAGGGCTGCCCGATCAGCAGGTCGAGCAGTTCGGCGCCGCGATCACCGACAGCGCAGGCTCGGCCGTCCCCGCCCTCGCCGCCGATCCCGCCACCGAACCGATTGCCGCCGCCGGCCGCGAAGCCATGTCGTCGGCCGTCGAACTGTCGAGCTACCTGTGCGCCGCGCTGCTCGCCGCAGCCCTGCTCGCCACCCTGTTCATGCGGCCGGCCCGGGCCACGCGGCCGGACTGA
- a CDS encoding endonuclease: MGQRDVVHALLDRAGTGCAAAAGIDLADKPAPLFQLLMLSELLSTRISADLAVDAANELIDSGYRTPQRVADADWQELVDALGRAHYRRYDESTASRLGAMAVTILDRYDGDLRKLADEAAHDPTRAAELLQQFKGIGPVGADIFLREVQDVWTWARPHFDERALHGAERIDLPADPDRLADLAPRGHVADLAAALVRVTLDDDIAEEVRSGR, translated from the coding sequence ATGGGACAGCGAGATGTCGTGCACGCACTGCTGGACCGGGCGGGTACCGGGTGCGCCGCCGCGGCGGGCATCGACTTGGCCGATAAACCGGCCCCGCTGTTCCAGCTACTGATGCTGTCGGAGCTACTCAGTACGCGCATCTCGGCCGACCTCGCGGTCGACGCCGCCAACGAACTCATCGATAGCGGATACCGCACCCCGCAGCGCGTCGCCGACGCCGACTGGCAGGAACTGGTGGACGCGCTCGGCCGTGCCCACTACCGCCGCTATGACGAGTCCACCGCCTCCCGGCTCGGTGCGATGGCCGTGACCATCCTCGACCGCTACGACGGCGACCTGCGCAAACTCGCCGACGAAGCCGCCCACGACCCCACTCGCGCCGCCGAACTCCTGCAGCAGTTCAAGGGCATCGGCCCGGTCGGCGCCGACATCTTCCTGCGCGAAGTACAGGACGTATGGACCTGGGCACGCCCGCATTTCGACGAGCGCGCACTGCACGGCGCCGAACGCATCGACCTCCCCGCCGACCCGGACCGCCTGGCCGACCTGGCGCCGCGCGGCCACGTCGCCGACCTCGCGGCTGCGCTGGTCCGCGTCACGCTCGACGACGACATCGCCGAGGAAGTGCGCAGCGGGCGGTAG
- a CDS encoding dynamin family protein: MRAELETEPGIVTDARGLIAAARRELAEVPRARALLADCARRLDQPLRVALAGSLKAGKSTLLNSLVGQQIAPTDATECTRVVTWYRNGPTPTVTAFAADGRAANVIVRRGGGAHGLTFDLDGLNWGTPAPREVDHLEVEWPAATLAATTIIDTPGTSSLSREVSARTARLLTPEDASIPGADAVVYLLRRLDDADVRFLERVGSVGGGSGPLGVIGVVSRADEIGAGRIDALHSAREVAAGFAAELERTGLCQAVIPVAGLLAFAAATLRQQEFAAFEALAGVPVEELTSVLLSADRFARPDLPLPVAPELRAQLADRFGLFGIRLAITLVRLGARDSTTLAAELTERSGVNELRSVLDVQFGQRADQLKAHSALSALDRVLTTYPGTAADALLPQVRTLLADNHGFTELRLLGRLRTEEPGLPAAELAELIRLIGGSGVATHRRLGVPAETPAHIQREEAVAATRKWRARAQHPLADQFTATACRTAARSAEGVLAQLTARN, encoded by the coding sequence GTGAGAGCGGAGCTCGAGACCGAGCCGGGAATTGTCACCGACGCCCGCGGGCTGATCGCGGCCGCGCGCCGGGAGCTGGCGGAGGTGCCGCGAGCGCGCGCGCTGCTCGCCGATTGCGCCCGCAGGCTCGACCAGCCGTTGCGGGTGGCGCTGGCCGGCTCGCTCAAGGCCGGCAAGTCCACCCTGCTGAACTCGCTGGTCGGCCAGCAGATCGCGCCCACCGACGCCACCGAGTGCACGCGGGTCGTCACGTGGTACCGCAATGGGCCGACGCCGACGGTCACCGCCTTCGCCGCCGACGGTCGCGCGGCCAACGTGATCGTCCGGCGCGGCGGCGGCGCGCACGGCCTGACTTTCGATCTCGACGGCCTGAACTGGGGCACACCGGCCCCGCGCGAGGTGGACCATCTCGAAGTGGAGTGGCCCGCCGCGACCCTGGCCGCCACCACCATCATCGACACGCCGGGAACCTCCTCGCTGTCACGGGAGGTCTCGGCGCGCACGGCCCGCCTGCTGACGCCCGAGGACGCGAGCATTCCCGGCGCCGATGCCGTCGTCTACCTGCTACGCCGACTCGACGACGCCGATGTCCGGTTTCTCGAACGCGTCGGCTCCGTCGGCGGCGGTTCCGGACCGCTCGGCGTGATCGGGGTGGTGTCGCGCGCGGATGAGATCGGCGCAGGCCGCATCGACGCCTTGCATTCGGCCCGCGAGGTCGCCGCCGGATTCGCCGCCGAACTGGAACGCACCGGGCTGTGCCAGGCCGTGATTCCGGTCGCGGGGCTGTTGGCGTTCGCGGCCGCGACGCTGCGCCAGCAGGAGTTCGCCGCGTTCGAGGCGCTGGCCGGTGTACCCGTCGAGGAGCTGACCTCCGTGCTGCTGTCCGCCGACCGCTTCGCCCGCCCCGACCTGCCGCTGCCGGTCGCCCCGGAGTTGCGCGCCCAGCTCGCCGATCGCTTCGGCCTGTTCGGCATCCGGCTGGCGATCACCCTGGTGCGCCTGGGCGCCCGCGATTCGACGACGCTGGCCGCCGAACTCACCGAACGCAGCGGCGTGAACGAACTGCGCTCGGTACTCGACGTCCAGTTCGGCCAGCGCGCCGATCAACTCAAGGCCCACTCCGCCCTCAGTGCCCTCGACCGGGTACTCACCACCTACCCCGGCACCGCCGCCGACGCGCTGCTGCCGCAGGTGCGCACCCTGCTCGCCGACAATCACGGCTTCACCGAACTGCGCCTGCTCGGCCGGCTGCGCACCGAGGAACCCGGCCTGCCCGCCGCCGAACTGGCCGAGCTGATCCGGCTCATCGGCGGTTCCGGCGTCGCCACGCATCGGCGCCTCGGCGTGCCCGCGGAGACGCCCGCGCACATCCAGCGCGAGGAAGCCGTCGCCGCCACGCGAAAGTGGCGGGCGCGCGCCCAGCATCCGCTCGCCGACCAGTTCACCGCCACCGCCTGCCGCACCGCGGCCCGCAGCGCCGAAGGCGTTCTCGCCCAGCTCACGGCACGGAATTGA
- a CDS encoding helix-turn-helix domain-containing protein, which produces MADETFGSVWDAIEDTPQEAENMRLRARLMIELTARITEQGWTQTEAAQRLGVTQPRISDLMRGKVQLFSLDALVNMIGAAGMHVEVTVSPAA; this is translated from the coding sequence ATGGCCGACGAAACCTTCGGCAGCGTGTGGGATGCGATCGAGGACACCCCACAGGAGGCCGAGAACATGCGACTGCGGGCGCGGCTGATGATCGAACTGACCGCGCGAATCACCGAGCAGGGCTGGACCCAGACCGAGGCCGCACAGCGTCTCGGCGTCACACAACCGCGGATCTCGGACCTCATGCGGGGCAAGGTTCAGTTGTTCAGCCTCGATGCCCTGGTCAACATGATCGGGGCGGCAGGCATGCACGTCGAGGTGACTGTCAGTCCGGCTGCGTGA